A single genomic interval of Zingiber officinale cultivar Zhangliang chromosome 4A, Zo_v1.1, whole genome shotgun sequence harbors:
- the LOC121972395 gene encoding uncharacterized protein LOC121972395, with the protein MYIWSHFLFPVVCGKSNVIPQSRDLVLQLVERILSGPKARTILLNGTVRKGEHIVPPAVLDLLMRATFPASTARVKATERFETFYPTLKELALIGSGTKTTKQASQQLLPFAIQAIQENNSELTKEATDLFIWCLTQNAECYKQWRMLV; encoded by the exons ATGTACATCTGGTCGCATTTCCTATTTCCTGTAGTTTGTGGAAAATCAAATGTGATCCCACAGTCTAGGGACTTGGTGCTGCAATTGGTCGAAAG GATTCTCTCTGGACCGAAAGCTCGAACTATTCTGTTAAATGGCACTGTTCGGAAGGGGGAACACATAGTACCACCTGCTGTACTTGATCTACTCATGCGGGCGACTTTTCCTGCTTCTACAGCTCGAGTCAAG GCAACTGAAAGATTTGAGACGTTTTATCCTACTCTAAAAGAGTTGGCTCTTATTGGTTCTGGTACCAAAACCACAAAGCAAGCATCACAACAGCTTTTGCCTTTTGCCATCCAAGCGATTCAAGAAA ATAATTCCGAGCTAACAAAGGAAGCGACGGATTTGTTCATCTGGTGTTTAACTCAGAATGCTGAGTGCTATAAACAGTGG AGAATGTTGGTGTGA
- the LOC121972394 gene encoding transcription factor IIIA-like, translated as MLRKYGFHLVLSGNRYYISDQHFVYILEYVEVVSNEPGCMKTFTNAECLKAHIKTSHLYVDCVICGTKQLKKNIKRHEHMHEASEVTERTKCNFEGCERTFSNVSNLRQHIKVVHQNLRPFACRFSKCGKKFPYKHVRDNHEKSSVHNYIQGDFLEIDEQWQSRPRGGRKRKCPSIRSFCRKRIVSPEQASTLMYNVLQNMMQAEFCWWDEIE; from the exons ATGTTACGCAAGTATGGTTTTCATCTTGTTTTGTCTGGAAACCGTTACTACATTTCTGATCAG CATTTTGTTTATATATTGGAATATGTGGAAGTCGTTAGCAATGAACCTGGATGTATGAAGACGTTCACAAATGCAGAATGCCTTAAAGCACATATCAAAACTTCTCACCTTTATGTTGATTGTGTGATTTGTGGAACAAAACAGCTGAAGAAGAATATTAAACGACATGAACACATGCATGAAGCAAGTGAGGTGACTGAGAGGACAAAATGTAACTTTGAAGGTTGTGAACGCACCTTTTCAAAT GTATCAAATCTCAGACAGCACATAAAAGTAGTCCATCAAAATCTTCGTCCATTTGCATGTAGATTTTCTAAATGTGGGAAGAAATTTCCCTACAAGCATGTCAGGGATAACCATGAAAAATCTAGTGTGCACAATTACATTCAA GGTGACTTCCTAGAAATTGACGAGCAGTGGCAGTCACGGCCACGAGGTGGACGGAAAAGAAAGTGTCCTTCTATCAGATCTTTCTGCAGGAAGAGGATTGTTTCACCTGAGCAAGCATCAACGCTTATGTACAATGTTCTCCAGAACATGATGCAAGCAGAGTTTTGCTGGTGGGACGAAATAGAATAG